In Festucalex cinctus isolate MCC-2025b chromosome 5, RoL_Fcin_1.0, whole genome shotgun sequence, a single genomic region encodes these proteins:
- the adamts12 gene encoding A disintegrin and metalloproteinase with thrombospondin motifs 12: MPWLQECTVLLLLLLLLQHFVFSLAGDHEDLNFHLFAGQGVAPQPGSVIHPVRTNADGEFISHSLSHHFKNGRVRRDLSAVGPVYYKLNYTGRALILNLTENHQLLSSDYVLERRNGSADRTESRRMPAGSSCHLLGTVEASGVKGTAAISACNGLRGFFSLPEGHFFIEPLPKSPSDPAGSPEPHIIFPRVATVTHREKRSVEGRQTPSPCGVTDGDSAQLEMEREEWEREHGPTQTRSRRSVSRERWVETMVVADSKLIEYHGSDNVESYIFTIMNMVAGIFHDASIGNAIHVLLVRLILLQGEEKDLKIVHHADTTLSSFCAWQKNLNPQSDTHPAHHDLAVLVTRKDICAGMNQPCETLGLSHLSGMCQPHRSCNINEDSGLPVAFTIAHEMGHSFGIHHDGQGNDCEVGGRHPFIMSRQLMYDSSPLTWSSCSKDYITRFLDRGWGFCLDDRPSKRDLTTPLARLGIRYTTHHQCQLQYGPNATYCHEVDNICQILWCSVNGSCRSKLDSPIDGTRCGPEKWCISGECVIVGKLPETVNGGWGQWTTWSHCSRTCGTGVQSAERECDNPKPEFGGKYCTGERKRYRTCNTRPCQKESPTFREMLCSEFDTVPYHNELYKWIPVANPLNPCELHCRPDTEYFSEKMLDTVTDGTPCFMNNSSRNICVNGVCKEVGCDYGIDSNAVEDRCGVCLGDGTSCKTVYKSFEEGEGFGYVDVGVIPEGARDILVKETEEAGNFLALRRQGSEDYFLNGNYIIQWNGEYQAGGTTFYYERRGNMENLTAPGPTTEPVVLQLLFQEKNPGLKYEYTIRKSKETGNEVIKPIYRWRHGAWTDCSTTCGLGEQHQPVRCFEMDVGVVDESLCDPEIRPEDRHRKCKNMDCPARWWVGGWQQCTAACGSEGLRKRTVLCVRTVSGEERVLHPVECKQLLKPKPVVPCNRDVPCGQDWLVGLWEECPVTCGGGVRSRNVTCALAPPKTCDFATKPRTRSLCALQSCPSSSLHRQPGPPPKYRRIYPPKKHPAKPSSPTGTPTSTSATATTTTTIPSLTSKIPSLDYYDVNIAKKTNERGENPSEENTESDERVDSEDGSTPDVLMNVPGYDYITEERTRESEAIIDLDVSTTWFRDPLKSTTPVPHVIITPTLQTSGPGLHTTTEATTSSSFAPHATAAISHHSTPRVTPYGARMHNGPLTTPMLKSRSVPPKTGFHTTHAPSARLSTASWPLTTIKVIKTKKPAVTPKKSVTAKKNTTRSKENRSKGQSQPPPHRTPGQREPVNMDVFWLVGNWSECSTTCGIGAVWRKVTCSSQKDEDCASTKKPEPARTCHLQPCATWQSGSWSKCPENCAVVGKRYRDVQCVDSQNHRPLRPFHCQAVSSKPVSTLTCPHKACVDWSVSPWGPCSGSCGEGMRERLVYCPVPHGCGATPRPNSTESCSLKPCTNWRTEDWEQCSVSCGGGQQQRDIICVNVDDSGVMPDSLCEKMPKPEALRKCNTQECRTTTGPVCKKNTMSSRFCDKLKLLGRCSLRSVQKQCCSTCKS; the protein is encoded by the exons ATGCCATGGTTGCAAGAGTGCACGGTTCTTCTGCTTCTGCTTCTGCTGCTGCAGCACTTTGTTTTCTCCCTGGCAGGCGACCATGAAGACTTGAACTTCCATCTATTTGCAGGACAAG GTGTTGCGCCTCAGCCAGGGTCCGTCATCCATCCAGTGAGAACCAACGCTGACGGAGAGTTCATCTCCCACTCTCTGTCTCACCACTTCAAGAATGGGCGAGTCAGGCGAGACCTTAGTGCGGTGGGGCCGGTCTACTACAAGCTCAACTACACCGGACGCGCTTTGATACTCAACTTGACGGAAAACCATCAGCTGCTTTCGAGCGACTACGTCCTGGAGAGGCGCAACGGCAGTGCTGACCGGACGGAAAGTCGGCGGATGCCTGCGGGGTCGTCCTGCCACCTTCTCGGCACCGTGGAGGCCTCGGGGGTGAAAGGGACCGCTGCCATCAGCGCATGTAATGGACTG agAGGCTTCTTCTCCCTGCCCGAGGGACACTTTTTCATCGAGCCGCTCCCTAAATCTCCAAGTGATCCTGCAGGTTCCCCAGAACCACACATCATCTTCCCGAGGGTTGCCACGGTAACGCACAGGGAAAAACGTAGCGTCGAGGGCAGACAGACACCCAGCCCGTGCGGAGTAACAG ATGGCGACTCTGCGCAGCTGGAGATGGAGAGGGAGGAGTGGGAGAGGGAGCACGGTCCGACGCAGACCCGTTCCCGGCGTTCGGTCAGCAGGGAGCGCTGGGTGGAGACCATGGTGGTGGCCGATTCCAAGCTCATCGAATATCACGGCAGCGATAATGTGGAGTCCTACATCTTCACCATCATGAACATG GTGGCGGGTATCTTCCACGACGCTAGCATTGGGAACGCTATCCACGTCCTCTTGGTTCGTCTGATTCTACTACAAGGAGAAGAG AAAGACCTAAAGATCGTCCACCATGCAGACACCACTCTGTCCAGCTTCTGTGCCTGGCAGAAGAATTTAAATCCACAGAGTGACACACACCCCGCCCATCATGACCTGGCTGTGTTGGTCACCAG GAAGGACATCTGCGCAGGAATGAACCAACCTTGCGAGACCTTAGGCCTGTCTCACCTCTCTGGGATGTGCCAACCGCACCGCAGCTGCAACATCAACGAGGATTCGGGCTTGCCGGTGGCATTCACGATTGCCCACGAGATGGGTCAtag CTTTGGAATCCATCACGACGGCCAAGGGAACGACTGCGAGGTGGGAGGGAGGCACCCCTTCATCATGTCCAGACAGCTGATGTACGACAGCTCGCCTCTCACTTGGTCGTCCTGCTCCAAGGACTACATCACACGCTTCCTCGA TCGTGGATGGGGTTTCTGTCTGGACGATCGTCCTTCCAAAAGAGACCTTACCACCCCTTTGGCACGCCTTGGCATTCGCTACACAACGCACCACCAGTGTCAGCTGCAGTACGGGCCCAACGCCACCTACTGCCACGAGGTGGAT AACATTTGCCAAATTCTTTGGTGCTCGGTGAATGGCTCCTGTCGCTCCAAACTGGATTCGCCGATTGACGGAACTCGTTGTGGACCAGAGAAG TGGTGTATCTCTGGAGAGTGTGTGATTGTGGGCAAGCTGCCTGAGACGGTGAATGGAGGCTGGGGTCAATGGACTACTTGGTCTCATTGCTCCAGGACTTGCGGGACTGGAGTTCAGTCAGCGGAGAGAGAATGTGACAACCCCAA GCCGGAGTTTGGGGGGAAGTACTGCACGGGAGAGAGGAAGCGCTATCGGACGTGTAACACCAGACCATGCCAGAAGGAAAGCCCCACCTTTAGAGAGATGCTGTGCAGCGAGTTTGACACTGTGCCCTACCACAATGAGCTCTACAAGTGGATTCCTGTGGCGAACCCCT TAAACCCCTGCGAACTCCACTGCCGGCCCGACACGGAGTATTTTTCGGAGAAGATGCTCGACACGGTGACCGACGGAACGCCGTGCTTCATGAACAACAGCTCCAGGAACATCTGTGTCAACGGAGTGTGCAAG GAGGTGGGCTGTGACTATGGCATCGACTCCAACGCAGTAGAGGATCGTTGCGGTGTGTGTTTGGGTGACGGCACAAGCTGCAAGACGGTGTACAAGTCGTTTGAGGAGGGGGAGGGCTTCG GGTACGTGGACGTGGGGGTGATACCTGAGGGGGCCCGGGACATCCTGGTGAAGGAAACTGAGGAGGCAGGTAACTTCCTGGCTCTGAGGCGACAGGGCTCGGAGGACTACTTTCTCAACGGCAACTACATCATCCAGTGGAATGGGGAGTACCAGGCCGGTGGGACCACCTTCTACTACGAACGTAGAGGGAACATGGAGAACCTCACCGCGCCTGGGCCCACCACAGAGCCAGTCGTGCTCCAG TTGCTGTTTCAGGAGAAGAACCCTGGCCTCAAGTACGAGTACACTATAAGGAAGAGCAAAGAGACAGGAAATGAGGTCATCAAACCGATTTACAGATGGAGGCATGGTGCATGGACAGACTGCAGCACCACCTGTGGACTAG GTGAACAGCACCAGCCTGTACGCTGCTTTGAGATGGACGTAGGCGTTGTGGACGAGTCTTTGTGTGACCCAGAGATCCGTCCAGAAGACAGACACCGCAAGTGTAAGAACATGGACTGCCCTGCCAG GTGGTGGGTCGGAGGCTGGCAGCAGTGCACGGCCGCCTGTGGATCGGAAGGTTTGCGGAAGCGCACGGTGCTCTGCGTCCGCACAGTTTCCGGTGAGGAGAGGGTGCTTCATCCTGTGGAGTGCAAGCAGCTGCTTAAACCCAAACCTGTTGTGCCATGCAATAGAGATGTGCCCTGTGGCCAAGACTGGCTTGTTGGACTCTGGGAAGAA TGTCCAGTGACATGCGGAGGAGGTGTCCGATCCCGCAATGTGACGTGTGCATTAGCGCCCCCAAAAACCTGTGACTTCGCTACCAAACCACGCACCAGATCCCTGTGCGCTCTGCAAAGCTGCCCCAGTTCGAGTCTTCACCGACAACCTGGGCCTCCTCCAAAATACCGCCGCATTTACCCGCCAAAGAAACACCCTGCTAAGCCTTCCTCCCCCACCGGCACTCCTACGAGTACCTCAGCCACAGCTACAACTACAACTACTATTCCGTCATTAACCTCTAAAATTCCATCCCTTGATTATTATGATGTCAATATTGCAAAGAAGACAAATGAAAGAGGGGAAAATCCAAGTGAGGAAAATACCGAATCAGATGAGCGAGTGGACAGCGAGGACGGAAGCACACCTGATGTTTTGATGAACGTTCCTGGTTATGACTACATCACAGAAGAAAGGACACGAGAGAGTGAGGCTATCATTGACCTGGACGTCAGTACGACTTGGTTCAGAGATCCTCTTAAATCAACCACGCCGGTGCCGCATGTAATCATCACACCCACTTTACAAACAAGTGGTCCTGGCTTGCACACAACCACAGAAGCCACCACATCCTCCTCCTTCGCCCCACACGCTACTGCCGCGATCAGTCATCACAGCACTCCTCGCGTCACCCCATACGGCGCCCGGATGCACAACGGTCCTCTAACTACTCCCATGTTGAAGTCACGTTCGGTTCCACCCAAAACCGGCTTCCACACAACACATGCTCCCTCTGCAAGGCTCAGCACTGCATCGTGGCCTCTGACCACAATAAAGGTTATTAAAACAAAGAAGCCTGCTGTGACACCCAAGAAAAGTGtcactgccaaaaaaaacactacCCGGTCCAAAGAGAACCGCTCCAAGGGCCAGAGTCAACCACCGCCCCACCGCACCCCGGGCCAAAGAGAGCCAGTCAACATGGATGTGTTCTGGCTTGTAGGAAACTGGAGTGAG TGCTCAACCACATGTGGAATCGGTGCAGTTTGGAGAAAGGTCACATGCAGTTCCCAGAAGGACGAGGACTGTGCCAGCACCAAGAAACCTGAGCCTGCTCGTACTTGTCATCTTCAGCCATGTGCTACCTGGCAAAGTGGTAGCTGGAGCAAG TGTCCAGAGAACTGTGCAGTGGTGGGAAAGCGGTACCGGGATGTCCAGTGTGTCGATTCCCAGAATCACCGTCCTCTTAGGCCGTTCCACTGTCAGGCGGTGTCCAGCAAACCCGTCAGTACTTTGACTTGCCCCCACAAGGCCTGTGTGGACTGGAGCGTGTCACCTTGGGGACCG TGCTCTGGAAGCTGTGGAGAGGGAATGCGCGAGCGGTTGGTGTACTGTCCAGTGCCTCATGGTTGCGGTGCTACACCGAGGCCAAACAGCACAGAGTCATGCAGTTTGAAACCTTGCACCAACTGGAGGACAGAAGACTGGGAGCAG TGCTCCGTGAGCTGCGGAGGAGGTCAGCAGCAGCGTGACATCATCTGCGTGAATGTCGACGATTCTGGTGTCATGCCAGACAGCCTGTGCGAGAAGATGCCCAAACCAGAAGCGCTCAGGAAGTGTAATACGCAGGAATGCCGGACCACTACAG GCCCAGTTTGCAAGAAGAACACGATGTCCTCTCGCTTCTGCGACAAACTGAAGCTGTTGGGACGATGCTCTCTCAGGTCGGTGCAAAAACAATGTTGTAGCACCTGCAAGTCATAG